A single Populus alba chromosome 7, ASM523922v2, whole genome shotgun sequence DNA region contains:
- the LOC118032075 gene encoding inositol transporter 1 produces MTIQSSPGSSSYLPGSSGYLDMFPERRMSYFSNSYVIGLTVAAGIGGLLFGYDTGVISGALLYIKDEFEVVNQSSFLQETIVSMALVGAIIGAAAGGWINDAYGRKKATLLADVVFAAGSVVMAAAPDPYVLILGRLFVGLGVGIASVTAPVYIAEASPSEVRGGLVSTNVLMITGGQFLSYLVNLAFTEVPGTWRWMLGVSGVPAVVQFCIMLCLPESPRWLFMKNNKDKAIAILSKIYDIARLEDEIENLSVAEEEERQKRNDVKISDVFKSKEIRLAFLAGAGLQAFQQFTGINTVMYYSPTIVQMAGFRSNQLALLLSLIVAAMNAAGTVLGIYLIDHFGRKKLALSSLAGVIASLVVLAGAFFGKSSGSSNELFGWIAVLGLALYIAFFSPGMGPVPWTVNSEIYPEQYRGICGGMSATVNWVSNLIVAETFLSVAEAVGTGWTFVILACIAVLAVVFVTLYVPETVGLTFVEVEQIWKERAWGSGYNTESLLERGNDN; encoded by the exons ATGACGATCCAGTCTTCACCGGGAAGTTCCAGTTACTTGCCGGGAAGTTCAGGGTATTTGGACATGTTTCCGGAGAGACGAATGTCGTATTTTAGTAATTCCTATGTTATTGGATTGACGGTTGCTGCTGGCATTGGAGGTCTCCTTTTTGGCTACGATACAG GTGTAATTTCAGGGGCTCTCTTGTATATAAAAGATGAATTTGAGGTGGTTAATCAGAGTAGTTTTCTACAg GAAACCATTGTTAGTATGGCATTGGTTGGCGCAATAATAGGAGCTGCAGCCGGCGGTTGGATCAATGATGCTTATGGACGCAAGAAAGCTACCCTTCTTGCTGATGTTGTATTTGCAGCTGGATCGGTTGTTATGGCAGCTGCCCCGGATCCCTATGTTCTTATATTGGGACGACTTTTTGTTGGCCTGGGTGTGGGTATAGCATCTGTTACTGCTCCTGTATATATTGCAGAAGCATCTCCATCAGAAGTAAGAGGAGGGTTAGTGAGCACAAATGTTCTTATGATTACTGGTGGACAGTTTCTTTCCTATCTCGTAAATCTTGCTTTTACTGAG GTCCCGGGAACATGGAGGTGGATGCTTGGAGTTTCTGGTGTACCCGCTGTGGTTCAGTTCTGCATTATGTTATGCTTGCCAGAGTCTCCTCGGTGGCTTTTCATGAAG AACAACAAGGATAAAGCCATTGCAATACTTTCTAAAATATATGACATTGCTCggttggaggatgaaattgaaaacctttCTGTTGCTGAAGAGGAAGAACGCCAGAAAAGGAACGATGTCAAAATCTCAGACGTgttcaaatcaaaagaaattagaCTTGCATTTCTTGCTGGGGCTGGACTCCAG GCTTTTCAGCAGTTCACTGGAATCAACACGGTCATGTACTACAGCCCAACCATTGTGCAGATGGCTGGCTTTAGGTCCAACCAATTAGCACTTCTCCTGTCCCTCATTGTCGCAGCCATGAATGCTGCTGGAACTGTTCTTGGCATTTACCTTATCGACCATTTTGGGAGGAAAAAGTTGGCCCTCTCAAGCTTAGCTGGAGTAATTGCATCGCTTGTCGTTCTGGCTGGGGCATTTTTTGGCAAGTCATCTGGTTCTTCAAATGAACTCTTCGGGTGGATTGCAGTTCTGGGTCTGGCCTTGTATATTGCTTTCTTCTCACCAGGAATGGGACCTGTTCCATGGACTGTGAACTCGGAGATATATCCTGAGCAATATCGAGGAATATGTGGGGGCATGTCAGCTACTGTGAATTGGGTTTCCAATTTGATAGTAGCCGAAACTTTCCTTTCAGTTGCTGAAGCAGTGGGAACAGGTTGGACCTTCGTGATTCTTGCTTGCATAGCAGTGCTCGCAGTTGTGTTTGTGACTCTGTATGTCCCAGAGACCGTGGGGTTGACATTTGTTGAGGTGGAGCAGATTTGGAAGGAGAGGGCATGGGGCAGTGGTTACAACACAGAAAGCCTTCTTGAACGAGGAAATGACAATTGA